The following are encoded in a window of Streptomyces sp. Go-475 genomic DNA:
- a CDS encoding gamma-aminobutyraldehyde dehydrogenase: MHNPGTATPDRFPAEECFQEGAQYIAGRLTRGTSGRTHAVVDPASREEVLRYELAGAADVDRAVAAAREAFPGWAGTTPGERSDALHRFAAVLADRAEDFARAESLQCGKPLKLSREFDVPGTVDNTAFFAGAARLLQGQSAGEYSGDHTSYVRREPIGVVGSIAPWNYPLQMAAWKILPAIAAGNTIVLKPAELTPLTSLLFGQAATDAGIPDGVINIVTGTGKEAGEHLVGHPDVAMTSFTGSTAVGKRVAEVATATVKRLHLELGGKAPFVVFDDADLEAAAHGAVAGALINTGQDCTAATRAYVQRPLYEEFVARTAALMETVRLGDPFAAGTDLGPLISHVQRDRVAGFVDRARAYARVVTGGEAPGGELAQGAYYRPTLIADAPQDSEVVQSEIFGPVLVVLPFDTDDEGIALANDTPYGLAASAWSRDVYRANRATREIKAGCVWVNDHIPIISEMPHGGYRSSGYGKDMSTYSFEEYTQIKHVMFDNTAVAAKDWHRTVFGDR; the protein is encoded by the coding sequence ATGCACAACCCGGGTACCGCCACCCCGGACCGATTCCCGGCCGAGGAGTGCTTCCAGGAGGGCGCGCAGTACATCGCGGGACGCCTGACCAGGGGCACCTCCGGCCGTACGCACGCGGTCGTCGACCCGGCGTCGCGCGAGGAGGTCCTGCGCTACGAGCTCGCGGGCGCGGCCGACGTCGACCGGGCCGTCGCCGCCGCCCGCGAGGCCTTCCCCGGCTGGGCGGGGACCACGCCCGGCGAGCGGTCCGACGCCCTGCACCGGTTCGCCGCGGTCCTGGCCGACCGGGCCGAGGACTTCGCCCGCGCCGAGTCGCTCCAGTGCGGCAAGCCGCTGAAGCTGAGCCGGGAGTTCGACGTCCCGGGCACCGTCGACAACACCGCCTTCTTCGCCGGAGCCGCACGGCTGCTGCAGGGGCAGTCCGCCGGTGAGTACTCCGGCGACCACACCTCGTACGTCCGGCGCGAGCCCATCGGGGTCGTCGGGTCGATCGCGCCCTGGAACTACCCCCTCCAGATGGCCGCCTGGAAGATCCTCCCGGCGATCGCCGCGGGCAACACCATCGTCCTGAAGCCCGCCGAGCTCACCCCGCTGACCTCGCTGCTCTTCGGGCAGGCGGCCACGGACGCCGGGATCCCGGACGGCGTGATCAACATCGTCACCGGCACCGGCAAGGAGGCCGGGGAACACCTCGTCGGCCACCCCGACGTGGCCATGACCTCCTTCACCGGCTCCACCGCCGTCGGCAAGCGCGTCGCCGAGGTCGCCACCGCCACCGTCAAGCGCCTGCACCTGGAGCTCGGCGGCAAGGCGCCGTTCGTGGTCTTCGACGACGCCGACCTTGAGGCCGCCGCCCACGGCGCGGTCGCGGGCGCGCTCATCAACACCGGGCAGGACTGCACGGCCGCCACGCGCGCGTACGTGCAGCGGCCGCTGTACGAGGAGTTCGTGGCGCGGACCGCCGCGCTCATGGAGACCGTCCGGCTCGGCGACCCCTTCGCCGCCGGGACCGACCTCGGGCCGCTGATCTCGCACGTCCAGCGCGACCGGGTCGCCGGTTTCGTCGACCGGGCGCGGGCCTACGCGCGCGTGGTGACCGGCGGTGAGGCACCCGGGGGTGAACTCGCCCAGGGCGCCTACTACCGTCCCACCCTGATCGCCGACGCGCCGCAGGACAGCGAGGTCGTGCAGTCCGAGATCTTCGGGCCGGTCCTGGTCGTGCTGCCGTTCGACACCGACGACGAGGGGATCGCGCTCGCCAACGACACCCCGTACGGGCTGGCCGCCTCCGCCTGGAGCCGGGACGTGTACCGGGCCAACCGGGCCACGCGCGAGATCAAGGCCGGCTGCGTATGGGTCAACGACCACATCCCGATCATCAGCGAGATGCCGCACGGCGGCTACCGGTCCTCCGGCTACGGCAAAGACATGTCAACGTACTCGTTCGAGGAGTACACCCAGATCAAGCACGTCATGTTCGACAACACCGCGGTGGCCGCGAAGGACTGGCACCGCACCGTCTTCGGGGACCGCTAG
- a CDS encoding spermidine/putrescine ABC transporter substrate-binding protein translates to MEQYEPDRLSPAQVAARRRSFTNGRAALTRRSLLRASAGGALAVGGLGSLSACGIPAAGQSQGGVSAEDRSAKEKTVNFSNWTEYMDVDDSGKHHPTLEQFTRRTGIKVRYTEDINDNNEFFGKIKPQLAAGQDTGRDLIVLTDWLAGRLIRLGWVQKLDPSNLPHAYANLSAQFRSPDWDPGRAYSYVWQGISTVIAYNKKALDGVEVKSISDLLDNPKLKGRVGFLSEMRDSVGMTLLDMGKDPAKFTADDYDAAIARLQKAVDKGQIRRFTGNDYTSDLTSGDFAACVAWAGDVVQLKADSPDIDFLIPDSGYMTSTDNLLIPNKARHKTNAERLIDFYYEPKPAAELAAYINYVCPVDGVKAELAKIDEDAANNPLIIPDKAMAAKSHAFRSLSSKEETEFEEKFAKLTGA, encoded by the coding sequence ATGGAGCAGTACGAGCCCGACCGCCTCTCCCCGGCCCAAGTGGCCGCCCGGCGGCGCAGCTTCACCAACGGCAGGGCCGCCCTCACCCGGCGGTCCCTGCTGCGCGCCTCCGCGGGCGGCGCGCTCGCCGTCGGCGGTCTCGGGAGCTTGAGCGCCTGCGGCATCCCGGCGGCCGGTCAGTCGCAGGGCGGCGTCTCCGCAGAGGACCGCTCGGCCAAGGAGAAGACCGTGAACTTCTCCAACTGGACCGAGTACATGGACGTCGACGACAGCGGCAAGCACCACCCGACGCTGGAGCAGTTCACCAGGCGCACCGGCATCAAGGTCAGGTACACCGAGGACATCAACGACAACAACGAGTTCTTCGGCAAGATCAAGCCGCAGCTCGCCGCGGGCCAGGACACCGGCCGCGACCTGATCGTCCTCACCGACTGGCTGGCCGGGCGGCTCATCCGCCTCGGCTGGGTGCAGAAGCTCGACCCCTCCAACCTGCCGCACGCCTACGCCAACCTGTCCGCCCAGTTCCGCAGCCCCGACTGGGATCCGGGCCGCGCCTACTCGTACGTCTGGCAGGGCATCTCCACCGTCATCGCGTACAACAAGAAGGCCCTCGACGGCGTCGAGGTGAAGTCGATATCCGACCTGCTCGACAACCCCAAGCTGAAGGGGCGCGTCGGCTTCCTGTCGGAGATGCGCGACAGCGTCGGGATGACGCTGCTCGACATGGGCAAGGACCCGGCGAAGTTCACGGCCGACGACTACGACGCGGCCATCGCCCGCCTGCAGAAGGCCGTCGACAAGGGCCAGATCCGCCGCTTCACCGGCAACGACTACACCTCGGACCTGACCAGCGGCGACTTCGCGGCCTGCGTCGCCTGGGCCGGGGACGTCGTCCAGCTCAAGGCGGACAGCCCCGACATCGACTTCCTCATCCCCGACAGCGGCTACATGACGTCCACGGACAACCTGCTGATCCCCAACAAGGCCCGGCACAAGACGAACGCCGAGCGGCTCATCGACTTCTACTACGAGCCGAAGCCCGCCGCCGAACTCGCCGCGTACATCAACTACGTGTGCCCCGTCGACGGCGTGAAGGCCGAGCTGGCGAAGATCGACGAGGACGCGGCGAACAACCCGCTGATCATCCCCGACAAGGCCATGGCGGCCAAGTCCCACGCCTTCCGCTCGCTGAGCTCGAAGGAAGAGACCGAGTTCGAAGAGAAGTTCGCGAAGCTGACGGGGGCGTGA
- a CDS encoding ABC transporter ATP-binding protein: MTNTTDQGGDVRLTGIAKTYGAFTAVHPLDLTVPQGSFFALLGASGCGKTTTLRMIAGLEEPSAGSVFLGDQDVTALPPYKRPVNTVFQSYALFPHLDIFENVAFGLRRRGLKSVKKQVDEMLDLVQLGEQARKKPHQLSGGQQQRVAVARALINHPKVLLLDEPLGALDLKLRRQMQLELKRIQTEVGITFIHVTHDQEEAMTMADTVAVMNAGRVEQLGSPADLYENPRTTFVANFLGTSNFIEAEVDSSSGEDIVLKAGGGKLVMPEARCSAPTSTGGKVLVGVRPEKISLTHADDAGEIPAGRNRITGRIADSSFIGVSTQYVVDSPVCSDFEVYAQNIDRDPRLVPGAEVVLHWNPAHTFGLDAAQSVFDGTEGSAGVEEAA, from the coding sequence ATGACGAACACCACCGACCAGGGCGGCGACGTCCGCCTCACGGGCATAGCCAAGACCTACGGCGCCTTCACCGCCGTCCACCCGCTCGACCTGACCGTCCCGCAGGGCTCCTTCTTCGCCCTGCTCGGCGCCTCCGGCTGCGGCAAGACCACCACCCTGCGCATGATCGCCGGGCTGGAGGAACCGTCCGCCGGCAGCGTCTTCCTGGGCGACCAGGACGTGACGGCCCTCCCGCCGTACAAGCGGCCGGTGAACACCGTCTTCCAGTCCTACGCCCTCTTCCCGCACCTCGACATCTTCGAGAACGTCGCCTTCGGCCTGCGCCGGCGCGGCCTGAAGTCGGTGAAGAAGCAGGTCGACGAGATGCTCGACCTCGTCCAGCTCGGCGAGCAGGCCCGCAAGAAGCCGCACCAGCTCTCCGGCGGCCAGCAGCAGCGCGTCGCCGTGGCCCGCGCGCTGATCAACCACCCCAAGGTGCTCCTGCTCGACGAGCCGCTCGGCGCCCTCGACCTGAAGCTGCGCCGCCAGATGCAGCTGGAGCTCAAGCGCATCCAGACCGAGGTCGGCATCACCTTCATCCACGTCACGCACGACCAGGAGGAGGCCATGACCATGGCCGACACGGTCGCCGTGATGAACGCGGGCCGCGTCGAGCAGCTCGGCTCCCCGGCCGACCTGTACGAGAACCCGCGCACCACCTTCGTCGCCAACTTCCTCGGCACGTCGAACTTCATCGAGGCCGAGGTCGACTCCAGCAGCGGCGAGGACATCGTGCTGAAGGCGGGCGGCGGCAAGCTCGTGATGCCCGAGGCGCGCTGTTCGGCGCCCACGAGCACCGGCGGCAAGGTGCTGGTCGGCGTCCGCCCGGAGAAGATCTCCCTCACTCACGCGGACGACGCCGGCGAGATCCCGGCGGGCCGCAACCGCATCACCGGCCGGATCGCGGACTCCAGCTTCATCGGCGTCTCGACGCAGTACGTCGTCGACAGCCCCGTCTGCTCCGACTTCGAGGTCTACGCCCAGAACATCGACCGCGACCCGCGGCTCGTGCCCGGCGCCGAGGTCGTCCTGCACTGGAACCCGGCCCACACCTTCGGCCTGGACGCCGCCCAGTCCGTGTTCGACGGGACAGAGGGCTCCGCCGGAGTGGAAGAGGCGGCCTGA
- a CDS encoding ABC transporter permease: MSTLTEAPPPLAPDATGPKPPKRRGRLTPYWLLLPGILWLLLFFALPMIYQASTSVQTGSLETGYKVTWHFATYWDALSAYWPQFVRSVLYAGTATILCLLLGYPLAYLIAFRAGRWRNLIMILVIAPFFTSFLIRTLAWKTILADGGPVVGALDTLHVLDVTNWLGWTAGDRVLATPLAVVCGLTYNFLPFMILPLYTSLERIDGRLHEAAGDLYARPWTTFRKVTFPLSMPGVVSGTLLTFIPAAGDYVNADLLGSTDTRMVGNVIQTQFLRVLDYPTAAALSFILMAAILLMVTLYIRRSGTEDLV, encoded by the coding sequence ATGTCGACACTCACCGAGGCGCCACCGCCGCTCGCACCGGACGCAACCGGGCCGAAGCCCCCGAAGCGCCGGGGCCGGCTGACCCCGTACTGGCTGCTGCTGCCCGGCATCCTCTGGCTGCTGCTGTTCTTCGCGCTGCCGATGATCTACCAGGCCTCCACGTCCGTGCAGACGGGCTCCCTGGAGACGGGCTACAAGGTCACCTGGCACTTCGCCACCTACTGGGACGCGCTGTCGGCGTACTGGCCGCAGTTCGTCCGCTCGGTGCTCTACGCGGGCACGGCGACGATCCTGTGCCTGCTGCTGGGCTACCCGCTGGCGTATCTGATCGCCTTCCGGGCGGGCCGCTGGCGGAACCTGATCATGATCCTGGTGATCGCGCCGTTCTTCACCAGCTTCCTGATCCGCACCCTGGCCTGGAAGACGATCCTCGCGGACGGCGGCCCGGTCGTCGGCGCGCTCGACACGCTGCACGTCCTGGACGTCACCAACTGGCTCGGCTGGACCGCAGGCGACCGCGTCCTCGCGACGCCGCTCGCGGTGGTGTGCGGCCTGACGTACAACTTCCTGCCGTTCATGATCCTGCCGCTCTACACCTCGCTGGAGCGCATCGACGGCCGGCTGCACGAGGCGGCGGGGGACCTGTACGCCCGCCCCTGGACGACGTTCCGCAAGGTGACCTTCCCGCTGTCGATGCCCGGTGTCGTCTCCGGCACGCTGCTGACCTTCATCCCGGCGGCCGGTGACTACGTCAACGCCGATCTGCTCGGCTCCACGGACACCCGCATGGTCGGCAACGTCATCCAGACGCAATTCCTCAGAGTGCTCGACTATCCGACGGCCGCGGCACTCTCCTTCATCCTCATGGCGGCCATCCTCCTCATGGTCACCCTCTACATCCGCAGGTCCGGGACGGAGGATCTGGTCTGA
- a CDS encoding ABC transporter permease, protein MPFVNWLKRNLVVIAGLLTLAYLLLPNIVVTVFSFNKPKGRFNYEWQQFSLDAWKDPCGVSDLCGSLSVSLQIAFWATLGATLLGTLIAFALVRYRFRARGAVNSLIFLPMAMPEVVMAASLLTLFLNMGAQLGFWTILIAHIMFCLSFVVTAVKARVMSMDPKLEEAARDLYAGPFQTFLRVTLPIAAPGIAAGALLAFALSFDDFIITNFNAGSTVTFPMFVWGSAQRGTPVQINVIGTAMFVVAVLFVLVSMAVGNRRNRHKA, encoded by the coding sequence ATGCCCTTCGTCAACTGGCTCAAGAGAAATCTCGTCGTCATCGCGGGACTGCTGACGCTCGCCTATCTGCTGCTGCCGAACATCGTCGTGACGGTGTTCTCCTTCAACAAACCGAAGGGGCGCTTCAACTACGAGTGGCAGCAGTTCTCCCTGGACGCGTGGAAAGACCCCTGCGGGGTCTCCGACCTGTGCGGCTCGCTGTCGGTCAGCCTCCAGATCGCGTTCTGGGCGACCCTCGGCGCCACCCTGCTGGGCACCCTGATCGCCTTCGCCCTGGTCCGCTACCGGTTCCGCGCCCGCGGCGCCGTGAACTCGCTGATCTTCCTGCCGATGGCGATGCCCGAGGTCGTCATGGCCGCCTCGCTGCTCACCCTGTTCCTCAACATGGGCGCACAGCTCGGTTTCTGGACGATCCTCATCGCGCACATCATGTTCTGCCTGAGTTTCGTGGTCACGGCCGTGAAAGCACGCGTGATGTCGATGGACCCGAAACTGGAGGAGGCGGCACGGGACCTGTACGCGGGCCCGTTCCAGACGTTCCTCCGCGTCACCCTGCCGATAGCCGCCCCGGGAATCGCGGCGGGCGCGCTGCTCGCCTTCGCGCTCTCCTTCGACGACTTCATCATCACCAATTTCAACGCGGGCTCGACCGTCACCTTCCCCATGTTCGTCTGGGGCTCGGCACAGCGCGGAACGCCCGTCCAGATCAATGTCATCGGCACGGCCATGTTCGTCGTCGCCGTCCTGTTCGTCCTCGTTTCCATGGCCGTCGGCAATCGCCGCAACAGACACAAGGCATAA
- a CDS encoding FAD-dependent oxidoreductase has translation MAPSAMNQWIRSLSDAQPVPYWLDDPGRPRPEPALTTSETCDLLVVGGGYSGLWTALAAKERDPRRDVVLVEGREVGWAASGRNGGFCAASLTHGLPNGLARWPDEIHTLQELGAGNLDAIEAAVARHSIDCDFERTGEIDVATEPYQAWELRDWHEEMSRRGLADGVEYLDADAVREQVNSPTFQAGLWDRRGVAMLHPAKLAWGLKRACVELGVRVYEHTPALNLKPYGAGMAVRTPYGRVRARRVALGTNIFPNLVRRVRSYTVPVYDYALMTEPLTADQLASIGWKNRQGLGDSANQFHYFRLSADNRILWGGYDAIYPYGGRVRAEYDDRPETYAKLAGHFFTCFPQLEGVRFSHAWGGAIDTCSRFSAFFGTAHQGRVAYAAGYTGLGVGATRFGAEVMLDLLAGERTERTELEMVRRKPLPFPPEPFAWTGIALTKWSLARADAQGGRRNLWLRTMDRLGLGFDS, from the coding sequence ATGGCCCCGAGCGCCATGAATCAGTGGATCCGATCGCTTTCCGACGCCCAGCCGGTCCCGTACTGGCTGGACGACCCCGGCCGGCCCCGCCCCGAGCCCGCCCTCACCACCTCCGAGACCTGCGACCTGCTGGTCGTCGGCGGCGGCTACAGCGGACTGTGGACGGCGCTGGCCGCCAAGGAGCGCGACCCGCGGCGGGACGTGGTGCTGGTGGAGGGCCGCGAGGTGGGCTGGGCCGCCTCGGGCCGCAACGGCGGGTTCTGCGCCGCCTCCCTCACCCACGGCCTGCCCAACGGCCTCGCCCGCTGGCCGGACGAGATCCACACGCTCCAGGAGCTGGGCGCCGGCAACCTCGACGCGATCGAGGCGGCCGTCGCCCGGCACTCCATCGACTGCGACTTCGAACGCACCGGCGAGATCGACGTCGCCACCGAGCCGTACCAGGCGTGGGAACTGCGTGACTGGCACGAGGAGATGTCCCGCCGCGGCCTCGCCGACGGCGTCGAGTACCTGGACGCCGACGCCGTACGGGAACAGGTGAACTCACCCACCTTCCAGGCGGGCCTGTGGGACCGCAGGGGCGTCGCCATGCTGCACCCGGCGAAGCTCGCGTGGGGCCTGAAGCGGGCGTGCGTGGAACTGGGCGTGCGCGTCTACGAGCACACCCCCGCGCTGAACCTGAAGCCCTACGGCGCCGGCATGGCCGTACGCACCCCCTACGGCCGGGTCCGCGCCCGCCGGGTCGCCCTCGGCACCAACATCTTCCCCAACCTGGTCAGACGCGTCCGCTCCTACACCGTCCCCGTCTACGACTACGCCCTCATGACCGAGCCGCTCACCGCCGATCAACTGGCCTCGATCGGCTGGAAGAACCGCCAGGGCCTCGGCGACAGCGCCAACCAGTTCCACTACTTCCGCCTCTCCGCCGACAACCGGATCCTCTGGGGCGGCTACGACGCGATCTACCCCTACGGCGGCCGCGTGCGCGCCGAGTACGACGACCGCCCCGAGACCTACGCCAAGCTCGCCGGGCACTTCTTCACCTGCTTCCCGCAGTTGGAGGGCGTCCGCTTCTCCCACGCCTGGGGCGGCGCGATCGACACCTGCTCCCGCTTCTCGGCGTTCTTCGGCACCGCCCACCAGGGCAGGGTGGCCTACGCGGCCGGCTACACGGGGCTCGGCGTCGGCGCCACCCGGTTCGGCGCCGAGGTGATGCTGGACCTGCTGGCGGGGGAGCGCACCGAGCGGACCGAACTGGAGATGGTCCGCAGGAAGCCGCTGCCGTTCCCGCCCGAGCCGTTCGCCTGGACGGGCATCGCCCTCACCAAGTGGTCCCTGGCGAGGGCCGACGCACAGGGCGGACGCCGCAACCTGTGGCTGCGGACGATGGACCGGCTGGGGCTGGGCTTCGACAGCTGA
- a CDS encoding phosphatase PAP2 family protein, whose product MPIPANQERATSPTRGRRTHPGLLTLLFGLPALLFALITWQVVADGPLIRLDERVSRDLVAPDRASELLADLGNVQVAVPVLAVALGYVAVRARRAGGVRWWLPVAAAALLMALVPALVIPLKELTDRPGTPVVPPGTGYYPSGHTATAAIAYGSATLLLLPGLRTALARRALVAVCAVLVLGVSYGLVRRGYHWPLDVVASWCLCAVLLSSLWLFLRRTGPPEQPR is encoded by the coding sequence ATGCCGATCCCCGCGAACCAGGAGCGCGCCACGTCCCCCACGCGGGGCAGGAGAACACACCCGGGCCTCCTGACCCTCCTGTTCGGCCTCCCCGCCCTGCTCTTCGCCCTGATCACCTGGCAGGTCGTCGCCGACGGCCCGCTGATCCGGCTCGACGAACGCGTCAGCCGCGACCTCGTCGCCCCCGACCGCGCGTCCGAACTCCTCGCCGACCTCGGGAACGTCCAGGTCGCGGTCCCGGTCCTGGCCGTCGCCCTCGGGTACGTCGCCGTACGCGCCCGCCGCGCCGGCGGCGTCCGCTGGTGGCTGCCGGTGGCCGCCGCGGCCCTGCTCATGGCCCTGGTCCCGGCGCTGGTCATCCCGCTCAAGGAACTCACGGACCGCCCGGGCACCCCGGTCGTCCCGCCCGGCACCGGCTACTACCCCTCGGGCCACACCGCCACGGCCGCCATCGCCTACGGCTCCGCGACCCTGCTCCTGCTCCCCGGGCTCCGCACGGCCCTGGCCCGCCGCGCGCTGGTCGCCGTCTGCGCCGTGCTGGTGCTCGGTGTCAGCTACGGCCTGGTCCGCCGCGGTTACCACTGGCCGCTGGACGTGGTGGCGAGCTGGTGTCTGTGCGCGGTGCTGCTGTCGTCGCTGTGGCTGTTCCTGCGGCGGACGGGGCCGCCCGAGCAGCCCCGGTAG
- a CDS encoding acyltransferase — MNQPANDDGLFEHCPWLFAAQASDGQRAAQEQWQRRLLAGPGPVRLGADCFVAETAAVHPDVLHLGDRSYIAAHAYVTGDIRTGADCTINPFTVVRGTVTLGDGVRVGAHTSLLGFNHGTAPDLPVHRQPVTSRGITVGDDVWIGSHVVVLDGVTIGDHCVVGAGAVVTKDLPAWTVAAGNPARRIRDRRETGGEGPSPAHVLGTSHPGPRASADRRPALAALAEELAAFAGTARAQAPDLLDRCRQPGTGHYVDRPGVQPTVRAHCDAVEIADLLLRDVPPRLSAAEHVERLRALQDPATGLVPEYGAAPPLPGPAGLPDDDGAAAYHVLCVGYALDLLGSSFAHPVHAVRGTTADRLVRHLAALPWRDRAWHAGAWVDSWATAAHWNLRLGAEAAAPGALEALFGWLHTHADPWTGLWGSPTPEAGRLQMVNGYYRLTRGSFAQFGLPVPYAERAIDTVLDHARDPRHFAPGRENACNVLDVIHPLWLCARQTGHRSEEARAWAADRLTAALRRWHPGRGFAFGPTPDGSGPGREPGLQGTEMWLAIIWLLADVLGLADVLGYRPRGIHRPGPAPAAAAKPS; from the coding sequence GTGAACCAGCCGGCGAACGACGACGGCCTCTTCGAACACTGCCCGTGGCTCTTCGCCGCGCAGGCGTCCGACGGGCAGCGCGCGGCACAGGAGCAGTGGCAGCGGCGGCTGCTCGCGGGGCCGGGGCCGGTGCGGCTCGGGGCGGACTGCTTCGTCGCGGAGACGGCGGCCGTGCACCCGGACGTCCTGCACCTGGGCGACCGTTCCTACATCGCGGCGCACGCCTATGTCACCGGCGACATACGCACCGGCGCCGACTGCACGATCAACCCGTTCACGGTGGTTCGCGGGACCGTCACCCTGGGGGACGGGGTGCGCGTCGGCGCCCACACCTCCCTGCTCGGCTTCAACCACGGGACCGCGCCCGACCTGCCGGTCCACCGGCAGCCCGTCACCAGCCGCGGGATCACGGTCGGCGACGACGTGTGGATCGGCTCGCACGTGGTGGTGCTGGACGGCGTGACGATCGGGGACCACTGCGTGGTCGGGGCGGGAGCGGTGGTGACGAAGGACCTGCCGGCGTGGACGGTGGCGGCGGGAAATCCGGCCCGTCGCATCCGGGACCGGCGGGAGACGGGGGGTGAGGGGCCAAGCCCTGCCCACGTCCTCGGCACGTCCCACCCCGGTCCGCGCGCCAGCGCGGACCGGCGTCCCGCCCTCGCTGCTCTCGCCGAGGAACTCGCCGCGTTCGCAGGAACCGCCCGGGCCCAGGCCCCCGACCTGCTCGACCGCTGCCGGCAACCGGGCACCGGCCACTACGTCGACCGGCCCGGTGTCCAGCCGACCGTGCGGGCCCACTGCGACGCCGTCGAGATCGCCGACCTGCTGCTCCGGGACGTGCCGCCCCGACTGTCCGCCGCCGAGCACGTGGAGCGGCTGCGGGCTTTGCAGGACCCCGCCACCGGGCTGGTCCCCGAGTACGGCGCGGCGCCGCCGCTCCCCGGCCCGGCCGGGCTGCCGGACGACGACGGTGCCGCGGCCTACCACGTGCTGTGCGTGGGCTACGCGCTCGACCTGCTCGGCAGTTCCTTCGCCCACCCGGTCCACGCGGTGCGCGGCACGACCGCGGACCGGCTGGTCCGGCACCTGGCCGCACTGCCCTGGCGCGACCGCGCCTGGCACGCCGGGGCCTGGGTCGACTCCTGGGCCACCGCCGCGCACTGGAACCTGCGCCTCGGAGCGGAGGCGGCCGCGCCCGGCGCGCTGGAGGCACTGTTCGGCTGGCTGCACACCCACGCCGATCCCTGGACCGGCCTGTGGGGCTCGCCCACGCCCGAGGCCGGACGCCTGCAGATGGTCAACGGCTACTACCGGCTCACCCGCGGCTCCTTCGCCCAGTTCGGCCTGCCCGTGCCGTACGCGGAGCGCGCGATCGACACCGTCCTGGACCACGCCCGCGACCCCCGCCACTTCGCCCCGGGCCGCGAGAACGCCTGCAACGTCCTGGACGTGATCCACCCCCTGTGGCTCTGCGCCCGGCAGACCGGCCACCGCTCCGAGGAGGCCCGGGCCTGGGCGGCGGACCGGCTCACCGCCGCCCTGCGCCGCTGGCACCCCGGCCGCGGCTTCGCCTTCGGCCCCACCCCCGACGGCAGCGGCCCCGGCCGCGAACCCGGCCTCCAGGGCACGGAGATGTGGCTCGCCATCATCTGGCTGCTCGCGGACGTGCTCGGCCTCGCCGACGTCCTGGGCTACCGCCCCCGCGGCATCCACCGCCCGGGACCGGCCCCGGCCGCCGCCGCGAAACCGTCCTGA
- a CDS encoding helix-turn-helix domain-containing protein — MAKRTFTCGLDAAIAVMGGKWKGLILFSLGEGPLRFGELRREVAGISERMLILQLREMENSGLVHREVHQQVPPKVEYSLTEFGRSLNAAMAPLGEWGEKNLERIEAIP; from the coding sequence ATGGCGAAGCGTACGTTCACCTGCGGGCTGGATGCCGCCATAGCCGTGATGGGCGGAAAGTGGAAGGGCCTGATTCTGTTCTCGCTGGGGGAAGGGCCTTTGCGCTTCGGCGAGTTGCGGCGCGAGGTGGCCGGAATCAGCGAACGGATGCTCATCCTTCAGCTGCGGGAGATGGAGAACAGCGGTCTGGTGCACCGCGAGGTGCACCAGCAGGTTCCGCCGAAGGTGGAGTACTCGCTGACGGAATTCGGCCGTTCCCTCAATGCCGCGATGGCACCGCTCGGGGAATGGGGCGAAAAGAATCTGGAACGGATCGAGGCCATTCCGTGA
- a CDS encoding NAD(P)-binding domain-containing protein, translating into MAGDHPAPVTVIGLGSMGRALAGAFLAAGHPTTVWNRTPGRAGPLVEKGAVHAESVADAVAASGLVVTCLTTFEDTRAALEPAAGALRGRDVVTLNSGSPSGARETAAWATAHGARLLAGAVKNVPAAVGAPDTLLYYSGDRSVFDAHETTLRALGGDTVHLGEESDLAALYEMAVGAMLLPALVGFFQGAAAVQARGLRAESMVRFAGKWLDMIKTLLPVYAAEIDSGDYGDAASSVDLFLAGTAHDHDLAEETNVDTAWLAPLHDLLRRAAEAGHGRHSIAALTEVLRKGA; encoded by the coding sequence ATGGCTGGAGACCACCCCGCACCCGTGACCGTCATAGGACTGGGTTCGATGGGCCGGGCCCTCGCCGGGGCGTTCCTGGCGGCAGGACACCCGACCACCGTCTGGAACCGCACCCCGGGCCGAGCCGGGCCGCTGGTGGAGAAGGGGGCCGTGCACGCGGAGTCGGTCGCGGACGCCGTCGCGGCGAGCGGACTGGTCGTCACCTGCCTGACCACCTTCGAGGACACCCGCGCGGCACTGGAACCGGCTGCCGGGGCGTTACGCGGCCGGGACGTCGTCACCCTGAACAGCGGCTCCCCGTCCGGCGCGCGCGAGACCGCCGCGTGGGCCACCGCGCACGGCGCCCGCCTGCTCGCCGGAGCGGTCAAGAACGTGCCGGCGGCCGTGGGAGCACCGGACACCCTGCTCTACTACAGCGGCGACCGGTCGGTCTTCGACGCGCACGAGACGACCCTCAGGGCGCTGGGAGGCGACACCGTCCACCTCGGGGAGGAGTCCGATCTCGCCGCGCTGTACGAGATGGCGGTGGGCGCGATGCTGCTGCCCGCGCTCGTCGGGTTCTTCCAGGGGGCCGCCGCCGTCCAGGCGCGAGGACTGCGGGCGGAGTCGATGGTGCGCTTCGCCGGCAAGTGGCTCGACATGATCAAGACGCTGCTGCCGGTCTACGCCGCGGAGATCGACAGCGGTGACTACGGCGACGCCGCCAGTTCGGTGGACCTCTTCCTCGCGGGCACGGCCCACGACCATGACCTGGCCGAGGAGACGAACGTCGACACCGCCTGGCTGGCTCCCCTGCACGACCTGCTGCGGCGGGCGGCCGAGGCGGGCCATGGGCGGCACAGCATCGCGGCACTGACGGAAGTGCTCAGGAAGGGGGCGTAG